In Novosphingobium kaempferiae, the DNA window CCCTTGTATGCGGCGGGGGCGCAGGCCCGCAAGCTACGGGCGAGGCGGCGCGGATAGTCGGAGACGGGGCGCACCGGAACCTTGGTGAACAGTTCCGGGAACATCGCCATCATCGTCTCGCGGTTCTCCAACATGTAGGAGACGCCGGAAGGGGTGCGGGCGTTGTCTTCCAGCACCATGAAGTCGTCGGGGCCGGTGCGGACGAGGTCGATGCCGACGATGTGGGTGTAGACCCCGCCGGGCGGCGTGAAGCCGATCATCTGCGTCAGGAACGCCTCGTTGTTGCGAAGCGCCTCGATCGGCAGGCGGCCGGAGCGGATGATCTCCTGCCGGTGGTAGAGATCCTGCAGGAAGGCGTTGATCGCCCGCACCCGCTGCTCGATCCCGCGCGTCAGCTTGCGCCATTCGCGCGCGGTGATGATCCGCGGGATCATGTCGAAGGGGATCAGGCGTTCCTCGCCCGCGTCATCCCCGTAGACGTTGAAGGTGATGCCGATGCGGCGGAAGAAGCGTTCCGCCTCGGCGTCCTGACGGCGCAGCCAAGTGGTGTCCTGACCGTCGAACCATTGGCGGAATTCTTCGTAAGCGGGACGAACGGAGCCGTCCGCATTGAGCATCTCGTCGAAGTTCTTGCTGCCCGCAGTCGCCATTGTGACTCCCTGTTGACCGATTGATGCAACAGGAATCGGGACTTGCCAAGCAGTCTCGCTGCAACTGCGAAAGAAAATTAACCGAACGCTGAAATGCGGGAAACCGGAGCGTTTCGGTCATCAATGCGGCGTCGTCCCGGACTTGATCCGGGACCGCTGGCAGTGACCAACCCACTCTTCGGCAGGGCACTGGCGGACGGCGCGCACCTAAAGACCACCACCGGTCCCGGATCAAGTCCGGGACGACGCCAGCAGCCCACGCTCCGTCAGGTCCGCCCGCAGCGCGTCGGCATCGGCGAAGTGATGCACCTGCCAGCCAAGGTCGCGCGCGGCGGCGATGTTGGCGGCGTTGTCGTCGATGAACAGCATCGCCTCCGGCGCATGGCCGAAGCGGCGCGCGGCGAGGTCGAAGATGCGCGCGTCGGGCTTGAGCAGCTTCTCGTCGCCCGAAACGACGATGTCGCCGAACAGGTCGAACAGCGGTTCACCGGCGCGGAACTCGTGCCAGAAGGTGCTGGCGAAGTTGGTGATCGCGAACAGCGGCACGCCGCGCGCCGACAGTTCGCGCACGATCTCGTGGCTGCCGGGGACGTTGCCGGGGATGGTCTCGCCAAAGCGCGTGGCGTAGGCGTCGAGCAGGTCGTCGTGGCCGGGAAACTCGGCCTTGCGGGCGGCGACCATCTCGGCGAGGTCGCGCCCGCCGTCGTGCTCGAAATGCCAGTCCTGCGTGACGACGTTGGCCATGAACCAGTCGAGCCGCGCGGGATCGTCGATCAGCCTGGCGAAGAGCAGGCGCATGTCCCACTCGACCAGCACCTTGCCGACATCGAAGACGACGGCGGAAACCGGAGTCGCAATTTCACGGCCAGGATTTTCACGAACGGCAGACATGACAAGACCCCCGCGGTCGGCGGGGGCCTCATGCACGCGACGAAACCGTCCGCCTGTCATCGCCCGCTACGAAAGCGGGCGTACAGGATCAGCCCTGGCGGGCCTTGAAGCGACGGTTGGTCTTGTTGATGACGTAGGTGCGGCCGCGACGACGGATCACGCGGTTGTCCCGGTGACGGTCCTTGAGCGACTTCAGGCTGTTGCGAATCTTCATGGTCTATCTCGTCCGTGTCGTCTTGGCGGTTACCGACCGCCGGAAATTCGAAGTGGCGCCGTTAAGGGCAGTGCCCGCCAAAGTCAAGCACGACGGGGCGTTGCGGCCCTGCAGCGCAGCACTTATGTTTCGTTCATCGCCGGGCAACTTGCTGCCCCCATAACGTCACATTCGGGCGCGACACCACCGATTTCGGACTGAACCATCATGAAAATCCTCAAAGGCGCTGCTTTTGCCGCCGCTACGGCAGCCGTTCTGCTCGCCTCCACGGCGCAGGCCCAATGGGGACCGAGCTGGGGTCCGGGCTGGCGCGGCGGCTACGGACGCCCCGGCTGGGGAGGCTCGATGCTCGATTCGCCGAGCACTTCCAGCCCGTCCCGCAGCAGGGATTCGCGCGAAGGCCGCGTTGAGGTCACCCGATTCGTTTCGAAGGACGCCGAAGCGGCGGAACTCGGCCACGGCCCCGTCTCGGTGGAATCCGAATCGGGCGACGGCCCTTGGGTCGCTGCCAGCGCCCGCCGCACTTACGAGGCTGCCATCATCGATGCGCTGGTGGGCGCGGGCTACGATACGCTCCACCCCGACACGCCGCAGCCGCAAGTCACCAAGCTGCGCATCTCCCGCCAGGTGCTCACCCCTGCCGAAGAAAAGCGCAATCCCGTCAGCGGCACCGCCGCGATGGAAGTGGGCACTTACGGGCAGGCCTATGGCCTCGGCATTAACGTGGATCTCTCCAAGCCGCGCTCCGCGCTCGTCTCCACCCGCCTCGACGCGCAGATCGTCGACCGGGCCAGCGGCAAGGTGCTGTGGGAAGGCTACGCCACCATCGCCACGCGCGAAGGCGACGACAAGTGGCCCGACGGCATGATCGCCACCAAGCTTGCAGGCGCGCTGTTCGACAACTTCCCCAAGGCCGACACGATCGCCCCCGACGGAGTCGGCCGCGCCGGCTGACGGATGGGGCATCGCCCCTCCGGCAAACTCGGGATGGACGCAGCTTCCGGAACTTCGCCGGGCATTTGCGGGTTTTACCCTCAGGCTGAGCTTGTCGAAGCCCCTTCGGCGGTGCACTGACCTCAGGATCACGACGGCCGGAGAGGAACCAAGACCCATGCGCACGCTGACCGCCCTTCTTCCCCTCACCGCAGCGCTCGCCCTGTCTGCCTGCGTCGCGCCGGTCGGCCCGGTGGAAGTGACGCGCTTCCATGCCCCCGACACAACGCGCATCGGTCGCGGCACGATCCGCGTCGAGCCCGCGCAGGGTCAGGCCGACAGCCTCGAATTCCGCACTTATGCCGCCGCCGTTGCGCGCGAACTGACCCGCATCGGCTATACCGAGCCGCTCCCCGGCCAGAGCGGCAGCGCGCAGGTCGCCCTGCTGACGCTGGAGCGCAACACCTACCAGCCGCAGCGCGAGCGCGGCCCGGTATCGGTCGGCGTCGGCGGAGGCACCGGCGGCTACGGTTCGGGCGTGGGCCTCGGCATCGGCTTCGACCTCTCGGGCAAGCCCAAGGAGCAGGTCGAGACGCGCGTCTTCGTCTCCATCCGCGAGCGCGCCGCCCCGCCGACGGCCACCGCCCTGTGGGAAGGGCGCGCCGCCTTCGTCGTGCGCGGCGATTCGCCGCTCGCACAGGCCCCGCTCGGCTCGGCGAAAGTTGCCGAAGCGCTGTTCAAGGGGTTCCCGGGGCAGTCGGGCGAAACTATTCAGGTGAAATGACCGACATCCAGATCACCGCCTCGTTCGACTCCGGCAACATCGAAGTCCTCTCCGTCAACGGCGCGGAAGCGCACCTCGCGATCCGCAAGGACCACGAATCGGACTTCTTCCAGTGGTTCCACTTCCGCGTCTCTGGCGCGGGCGGGCGCGAACTGACGCTGCACATCACCGGCCTCAACGGTTCCGCCTACCCGATGGGCTGGCCGAACTACGACGCCGTGGTGTCCGAGGACCGCGAATACTGGGGCCGCGCCGCCAGCGCCTTCGACGAGGGGCGCGACGGCGGCACCCTGACGATCCGCTACAAGCCCGAAGGCGAACTGGCGTGGTTCGCCTACTTCGCGCCCTATTCGATGGAGCGCCACCACGACCTCGTCTCCAGCATCGCGCTGGCCGAGGGCGTCACTCACCGCTCGCTCGGGCTGACGCTGGACGGCCAGGCGGTCGACTGCCTGGAAATGGGCAGCGGCGCGGTGCAGGTGTGGCTCTATGCCCGCCAGCATCCCGGCGAATCGATGGCAGAGTGGTGGATGGAAGGCGCGCTCGAACTGCTCGCCGATCCGGCCGATTCGGTGGGCCGCGAACTGCGCAAGCGCTGCCGCATCCATGTCGTGCCCAATGCCAACCCGGACGGCTCGCGCCGTGGCCACCTGCGCACCAACGCCGTCGGCGTGAACCTCAACCGCGAATGGCATGAGCCGACGGCGGAGAAGTCCCCTGAAGTGCTGGCGATCCGCAACGCGATGGACGCGACCGGCGTCGACTTCGCCATGGACGTCCACGGCGACGAGGCGATCCCGGCGGTGTTCCTTGCCGGGTTCGAGGGCATTCCCTCGCTGAAGGAAGAGCAGCAGGCAGGCTACACCCGCTACGCCACGCTGCTGGAGCGCCGCACGCCGGACTTCCAGACCAAGCTGGGCTACCCCCTCACCCGCCCCGGCAAGGGCAACCTGACGATGTCCACCAACCAGCTGGCGGAGCGCTTCGGCGCGGTGTCGATGACGCTGGAAATGCCCTTCAAGGACCACAACCCTGCCGCCGACAAGCGCCAGGGCTGGAGCCCGGAACGCTCGACGCAGCTGGGCCGCGACTGCATGGGCGCGCTGCTGGAGTGGCTGGTGGAGCGCGAAAGCGCCTAAGCCGGCTGCATCCCGGGAGCCGGAGCCCGTTCGCGCAGGGCGCGGGGCTTCGGCTTGCCGACGAACCACTTCTCGACGAGGTTCCAGCTCGCCACCCCCGCCAGCAGCGAGAGGGCGAGGCAGGTCACGACATAGGCCGCGAAGGGCAGGTGGACGCTGGCCTTGAGCATCTGCTGGATCGGGAAGCCGTAGAGGTAGACGCCGTAGGAAAAGTCCCCGAAACGCGCGGCATCGGGCAGTTCGATGCGGCTGTAGGCGACGTAGAACACCGCATAGGTGATCGCGAAGGGGAACAGGATGTCGAAGGCGATCCGCGACCCCTCGCCGAACTGCGCGCTCGCCACCAGAGCGCCCAGCAGCAGTGTCAGTAACCACGCACTGCGCGGCACCAGGGCGCCACAGAACCACACCAGAACGCCACCGAGGAAGCACGGAGCGAGCGAGAGCCACGCGTAAGGCCAGCCGAACACCGCCTCCACCAGACCGCCACCGGGTTGCTTGCCGACGATGTCGAGCAGCCCCTTGCCCGCGATCGCGCCGAGCATCGCCGCCAGCACCATCCACGGGCGGCGCAGCAGTCCGAGCAGCCCCAGCACCGCCAGCCCGATGTAGCACCAGGCCTCGAACTTGATGCTCCACAGCGCGCCGTTGACGGCGGGGTTCGGATTGGCCGCGAAGGCGTCGGCGCCGGGGATCCTGCCGTCGAGCGTGATCGCGCGCCATGCCCAGTCGAGCACGGCATGGGGCGTCACCAGCCCGAACCCCGCCGTCGCATAGAGCGGCACGACGACGAGGCTGCACAGCGCCGTCGCGGCGATGAAGCCCGGATAGATACGCCGCGCCCGTTTCGCGAAGTAATCCCCCGGGCTGCGGCTCGCGTGCCAGCTCTGCGCGATCAGGAAACCGCTGACGATGAAGAACACCCGCACCGCAAGGCTGCCCGCGTTGTGGAAGCCCGCGAAGAGCAGCGACACCGGCTCGCGCTCCTCGCTGCCGAGGTAGAGCGCGAAGCTGTGCGACCAGATCACCGCCAGCGCCATCGTCAGGCGGATGCCGTTGAAGTGGTTGATCCGCGCCTCTGCCGGATCGGCAGGGACGAGGACGAGGGAACTTGCGGCGGTCGGGGTCACGGCGGCTCCGGCATGGGGAGGAGGCGCTGCGAGGCTATCACTCGCGGCGCCTGCCCAGCATCACGGGAACCCGGACCGGAGAAGCGGAGCGGAAAAAGCGGGAGGCGGTTCAGAGCCCCGCGAAATGACGGGGTGCCCCCGATTCGACCCGACGCGCTTCGCCGGCGGACGGCTCCAGCCCCAGCAGCGGGCGCAACAGTTCGCGGCCCTGCGCCCAATCGCCACGCAGGTCTGCGGTGACGGGGGTGCTGCCCCAGTCGGTCGCGAGCCGCACCGCCGCGCGGCGCTCCGCCGCCGGGACTTCGGGATCGCTCACGAGGTAGGACAGGAACGGCAGCCGGTTGCGCGGGCAGGCGCCGAAGCGCGCCAGTCGCGCGTCCGCGCCGGGAAGGTCGACGTTGGGCGGGCTGACGATCAGCGCGCCGAGCACCGGGCTTTCCGCCCCGATCGCCTCGAACTCCACCCACCACGCCAGCGCCAGCGCGGCGATGTCGTCGGTCACGATCACCACCGGCCGGTCGGCGCGCAGGATCGCGAGGTTCAGCTTGTTGACCCAGGTGTTGCGGTGCGGCTCGTCCCAGAGGCCAAGCTCCACCACGCGGCAGTGCTCGCTCCACTGCGCCCAGCGGTTCATCCAGTGACCCGGCGCCAGCGGCGTTCCGGGGACGAGCAGGACCAGCGGGGTCACGTCCTGCGAGGGGGAATTGCGAAGCACTGCCATGGGAATCTCCTTAGGTTCGAGCTTCCGCCGGTCGACTCCATGCCGGTTCCGACTGCCTGAGAGAATATCTCAACTCAAAAGATAGACAATAGGCCTTGCGATGCGCCGTGCGATCCGTTCGTCGTTCCGGGCCTGACCCGGAAGCGGGCGGCTATCTCCAGATGATCGCCTCAACCAATCCGTCATCCCCGCGAAGGCGGGGACCCAACTGATGCCGGTGCAACAGGAGCCGTCAGGAGATGGGTTCCCGCCTTCGCGGGAATGACGATGCAGGGATTCAGGTGATGCTGAGTAAGTGCGGCTATGGCGGCCGTCCCGGCCAGCGGTCCCGGATCAAGTCCGGGACGACGGGTTTCAACCGAGGTTGGCGGGACCGAATGCGTGGGGCAGCAATTCGGACAAGCGCGTTTCCAGCACGCCCTCGGCGCCGTCGCACCAGACCACCGGGTCGGTGCCGCCGAGCTGCGCGATCTCGTTGAGCACCTGACGGCAGCGCCCGCAGGGCGTCACCTGCGGTCCCTCGCCCGGAGCGCCCGGCGCGCCTCCAGTGACGGCGACGGCCTCCAGCTTCGGCCGCTCGCCCTTCGCCAGAATGCCCGAGACGGCGACCGTCTCGGCGCAGAGCGACAGGCCGTAGCTGGCGTTCTCGACGTTCGCGCCAGTCACGACGGTGCCGTCGGAAAGCAGCAGCGCCGCGCCGACGTGGAAGTTGGAATAGGGCGCATAGGCGCCGCCGGCGGCCTTGCGGGCAGCGGCCATCAGGGAATCTCGGGTCTCGGTCATGGCAGCACGACTACCCAGCGCAGCCCCCCTTGCGCAACCTCGTTGGCAAGCGCGTGGTTGGCCGTCCACATCGTCCACGGCCGCCCGGCATAGCCCGGCTCCACGCGGTCCTGCACCAGCCACAGG includes these proteins:
- a CDS encoding HAD-IA family hydrolase, with translation MSAVRENPGREIATPVSAVVFDVGKVLVEWDMRLLFARLIDDPARLDWFMANVVTQDWHFEHDGGRDLAEMVAARKAEFPGHDDLLDAYATRFGETIPGNVPGSHEIVRELSARGVPLFAITNFASTFWHEFRAGEPLFDLFGDIVVSGDEKLLKPDARIFDLAARRFGHAPEAMLFIDDNAANIAAARDLGWQVHHFADADALRADLTERGLLASSRT
- the ykgO gene encoding type B 50S ribosomal protein L36 — protein: MKIRNSLKSLKDRHRDNRVIRRRGRTYVINKTNRRFKARQG
- a CDS encoding DUF4136 domain-containing protein translates to MKILKGAAFAAATAAVLLASTAQAQWGPSWGPGWRGGYGRPGWGGSMLDSPSTSSPSRSRDSREGRVEVTRFVSKDAEAAELGHGPVSVESESGDGPWVAASARRTYEAAIIDALVGAGYDTLHPDTPQPQVTKLRISRQVLTPAEEKRNPVSGTAAMEVGTYGQAYGLGINVDLSKPRSALVSTRLDAQIVDRASGKVLWEGYATIATREGDDKWPDGMIATKLAGALFDNFPKADTIAPDGVGRAG
- a CDS encoding DUF4136 domain-containing protein — protein: MRTLTALLPLTAALALSACVAPVGPVEVTRFHAPDTTRIGRGTIRVEPAQGQADSLEFRTYAAAVARELTRIGYTEPLPGQSGSAQVALLTLERNTYQPQRERGPVSVGVGGGTGGYGSGVGLGIGFDLSGKPKEQVETRVFVSIRERAAPPTATALWEGRAAFVVRGDSPLAQAPLGSAKVAEALFKGFPGQSGETIQVK
- a CDS encoding M14 family metallopeptidase is translated as MTDIQITASFDSGNIEVLSVNGAEAHLAIRKDHESDFFQWFHFRVSGAGGRELTLHITGLNGSAYPMGWPNYDAVVSEDREYWGRAASAFDEGRDGGTLTIRYKPEGELAWFAYFAPYSMERHHDLVSSIALAEGVTHRSLGLTLDGQAVDCLEMGSGAVQVWLYARQHPGESMAEWWMEGALELLADPADSVGRELRKRCRIHVVPNANPDGSRRGHLRTNAVGVNLNREWHEPTAEKSPEVLAIRNAMDATGVDFAMDVHGDEAIPAVFLAGFEGIPSLKEEQQAGYTRYATLLERRTPDFQTKLGYPLTRPGKGNLTMSTNQLAERFGAVSMTLEMPFKDHNPAADKRQGWSPERSTQLGRDCMGALLEWLVERESA
- a CDS encoding acyltransferase family protein, whose product is MTPTAASSLVLVPADPAEARINHFNGIRLTMALAVIWSHSFALYLGSEEREPVSLLFAGFHNAGSLAVRVFFIVSGFLIAQSWHASRSPGDYFAKRARRIYPGFIAATALCSLVVVPLYATAGFGLVTPHAVLDWAWRAITLDGRIPGADAFAANPNPAVNGALWSIKFEAWCYIGLAVLGLLGLLRRPWMVLAAMLGAIAGKGLLDIVGKQPGGGLVEAVFGWPYAWLSLAPCFLGGVLVWFCGALVPRSAWLLTLLLGALVASAQFGEGSRIAFDILFPFAITYAVFYVAYSRIELPDAARFGDFSYGVYLYGFPIQQMLKASVHLPFAAYVVTCLALSLLAGVASWNLVEKWFVGKPKPRALRERAPAPGMQPA
- a CDS encoding RBBP9/YdeN family alpha/beta hydrolase, with amino-acid sequence MAVLRNSPSQDVTPLVLLVPGTPLAPGHWMNRWAQWSEHCRVVELGLWDEPHRNTWVNKLNLAILRADRPVVIVTDDIAALALAWWVEFEAIGAESPVLGALIVSPPNVDLPGADARLARFGACPRNRLPFLSYLVSDPEVPAAERRAAVRLATDWGSTPVTADLRGDWAQGRELLRPLLGLEPSAGEARRVESGAPRHFAGL
- a CDS encoding cytidine deaminase; this translates as MTETRDSLMAAARKAAGGAYAPYSNFHVGAALLLSDGTVVTGANVENASYGLSLCAETVAVSGILAKGERPKLEAVAVTGGAPGAPGEGPQVTPCGRCRQVLNEIAQLGGTDPVVWCDGAEGVLETRLSELLPHAFGPANLG